The Leifsonia xyli genomic sequence GCTCAGTCGGCAGAGCATCTCACTCGTAATGAGAAGGTCAAGGGTTCGATTCCCTTGGGCGGCTCCATCAGCCCCGATCGGTCCCGATCGGGGTTTTTTCTTCGCCGTGGCCGCGAAAACGGCGTAGCCTGAGCAAAAGATGAGATTCTATCAAATCTGTTGAGGCTGCTATGGACCCGAACCAGACGCCACGCCGAACCCGGAAGATCGGCACCATCGCGGCCGCGCTCAGCGCGCTGCTGCTCGTCGCGGGGGGCTTGGCCGCCGCGACCCCCGCCGGGGCGGACACGATGCCCCCCGACCCGACCAATCCCGCTTCGCCGCCGACCGTCGGCGCGTCCGCGCTGCCGACGGTGCAGATCGACGGTGTGGCGTGGGCGCAGAAGGTCGTGGGCAATACCGTCTGGGTGGCGGGCAAGTTCACCACGGCACGTCCTTCGGGGTCTCCCGCGGGATCGAATACGACGCCGCGCAACAACCTCCTCGCGTACGACATCACCACTGGCGCGCTGCTGACCTCGGTCAACATCCCCCTCAATGCTCAGGCGCTGGCCGTCGCGGCCTCCCCGGACGGTTCGCGCGTCTACGTCGGCGGCGACTTCACCACCGCGGGCGGCGGCAACTACTACCGGATCGTCGCGGTCAGCACCGCCACCGGCCAGATCATCAGCTCCTTCCGCCCGATCATGCAGAGTCAAGTGCGCGCGCTCGCCGCCACCAACACGGCCGTCTACACCGGGGGGACGTTCACCAGCGTGAACGGGACGGCCCGCGGCTACATCGCGAAGATCGACGCGTCGAACGGCGCGCTCATCAGCTCCTGGAACGCCTCCGCCGACGCGACGGTGTGGGCCATGGCGGTCAGCCCGGACGGGAGCCGGGTCTACGCCGGCGGCGCCTTCAAGAACGTGAACGGCGCGTCCCACTACGGGCTCGCCATGCTCGACGGATCGACGGGAGCGGCGCTGCCGTTCCCCGCGAACTCCATCGTCCGCGACGCCGGCAACAACGCGGCGATCATGTCACTGGTCGCCACCTCCGACCGAGTGTACGGCTCCGGATACGTCTTCGGACCGGGCGGCAACCTCGAGGGCAGCTTCTCCGCGGACGCGGTCACGGGCGCCCTCATCTGGATCGAGGACTGCCACGGCGACACCTACTCGGTCGCGGCGATCGGGAGCGTGCTCTACGCGACCGGCCACCCGCACTTCTGCGGGAACGTCGGAGGCTTCCCGGAGACCAATCCACGCTCGTACCACCACACGCTGGCCTTCTCGAAGGCGAGGACCGGGACGCTGACGAACGACGGCAACACGTCCTATTACAACTTCCGCGGCCAGCCCGCACCGACGCTGCTCAACTGGTACCCCGACTTCACCTCCGGCACCTTCACCGGACAGGGGCAGGCGACCTGGACGATCGCCGGCGACACCCGGTACGTGGTCGTCGGCGGCGAGTTCCCGACGGTCAACGGCGTCGCCCAGTACGGTCTGACCCGCTTCGCAACGGACGCCGTCCAGCGCAGCACGATGGGGCCGAACAACAACACCGCGCTGACCCCGAGCCCGACGTCGACGGTCGCCGGGCAGGCGAAGGTGTCGTGGACGTCGACCTACGATCTCGACAACGTCAATCTGACCTACGCGCTCGCGAGGGACGGCGACACCGCGCATCCGATCTCCACCGTCAGCAAGTCGACCGTGTTCTGGAACCGGCCGGGAATGAGCTTCACCGACACGGGTCTGGTCCCCGGGAGCAGGCACACCTACACGCTCACGGTGACGGACCCGGACGGCAACCAGATCTCCCGGACCGGCCCGAGCGTGACGATCCTGGGCAGCGGGCCGAACCAGCCCCCGACCGCCTCGTTCACCGCGGGGACCAATGGGCTGACGGTAGCCGTGGACGGCACGGCCTCCTCCGATCCGGACGGGTCGATCGCGTCGTACGCGTGGACGTTCGGTGACGGCGGGACGGCGAGCGGAGCGACGGCCGGACACGCCTACGCGGCCGCCGGGACCTACACGGTGACGCTGAAGGTGACCGACAACCAGGGCGCGACGGCCTCGACGTCGAAGCAGGTGACGGTCTCGTCGACGTCGGGCACCACCCTCGCCAAGGACACGTTCCAGAGGACCGTGTCGAGCGGGTGGGGGACGGCGGACACCGGCGGCAGCTGGACGGGGTCCGGCTCGGGCGCGTCGTACAACGTCGGATCCGGGTTCGGGCAGATGATCGATCCTGCAGGGGCGTCCAAGACGCAGACCCTCGGCTCGGTCTCGACCTCGCGCAGCGATTCGACGGTGACCTTCACCACCGACGTCGCCCCGACCGGCGGAGGGGTCTACGTGTCGACGATCGGCCGTCAGGTGGGCTCCGCCTCCTACGAAGGCCGGGCGTGGATCAACTCGGCGGGAGCGGTCCAGGTGCAGCTGCTGCAGAGCGGCACGACGGTGAAGTCCGCGGCGATCGGCGGCGTCACCTTCAGCCCGGGACAGCAGCTGACTCTCCGTATGCAGGTGGTCGGCACGTCGCCCACCACGCTTCAGGCGAAGGTGTGGCCGGCGACCCAGGCCGAGCCCGCGGCCTGGCAGGTGAGCGTCACCGACTCCACAGCGGGCCTCCAGTCCGCCGGCCTCGTGGGCCTGCGCGCGTACCTCTCGGCGACGGCGACGGCGACGCCGATCACCGTCCGTTTCGACAACTACCTGGTCTCCGCCGTGCCGTGAGCCCCCGGCGCCGGGCGGATGGTCGTGACCAGGATGAAGTAGAGCGGCACCAGGAGGAAGATCAGCAGCGAGACCAGCGGCGCGAACGGTGAGACCGCCGCCGCGACCAGCGACGGGACTGCCGCGAGCGCCGCCTGGTAGCCCGTGACGCGCATCCATCGCGCGTCGTCGGGATGCAGCAGCCACTCCGGATGACGGGAGAGCGAGAAGCCGATACCGGCCCAGGCGATGCTGACCAGCACCGAGGTGATCGTGTAGACGGCGATGGCGGCGACCTCGTCGGAGCGCGAGCCGTCCCGGATGGCCGCGGCGATGAGCGAGGTCGGCCACGGCACCAGCGAGACGCCGAGCAGGAGCAGCAGGTTGAACAGCAGGACCGCCGGCCCGACGCGTGCGATGTGCTGGAACACCGAGTGGTGGTGCAGCCAGATGCTGGCGATCGTCAGGAACGCCGCGAGGTAGGCGAGATAGCTCGTCCAGTCGGCGAGCAGGGTCTCGGCGAAGCGGCCGGGGGAGGGGACGCCGAGGTCGAGCACGAGCAGGGTGATCGCGATGGCGAACACGCCGTCGCTGAACGCCTCGATGCGGCCGGTCTCCTTCTTCATCGTGCCTCCCTCCTGCACCCTACGGCCTGGCGCGGGCGGCGCGGCGGTGGTTGGCTGCGGGCATGGCGGATGAGTTGAAGCGCGGCGACCACGTCGAGTGGTCCTCCCACGGGGTGGATGTGCCGGGCGAGGTCGAGAAGAAGATCACCGAGGACACCGAGGCGGCCGGCCGCACGGTGAAGGCGTCGAAGGACGATCCGCAGTACCTCGTGAAGAGCGACAAGAGCGGCAAGGAGGCCGTCCACAAGCCGGAGGCGCTGCACAAGAAGAGGAAATGACGAACGGCCCGCGGTTCCCCCGATCCGCGGGCCGTTCGCCGTCCCCCTGTTTCCCCCTGTTTCCCCCCGGTTTGTGTCAGCCGATCGACTCGATGTGGTTGCCCGACTGGCTGACGAGGTAGCCGCCGTCGAACGACCAGCTCTCCCAGTCGTGGCGCTCGCGCGTCCAGATCCGCTCGCCTGTCGCCAAGTCGTGGGCCGATCCCGGATCGGCCTCGCCCTTGTACCCGCCGTACCACGTGGTCTGGCCGAAGATGACGAGATACGGATCCCACGGAATGGCCGGGGAATTCACCAGCTCACCGCTGCCGTGGGTGAGCGCGCAGTCGGCGTGGGTGGACCGGAAGAGGAAGACATCCCGCTGGAGGTCGAGGATAGGGGCGAACGGTTGGTGGCCGTCCGCCACACATATCGGGGTCGGGATCGACCACCGGACGGTGCCGGTCAGCTGATCGATGAGGGTGAGGGTCTTCGTATCGGCGACGAAGAGTTCACCCGTGTCGGTGTCCTCTGATCCGAATACGACCGATGGCACCGTTCCGGGCGTCACGGCCGGGAACACCATCATCGAGGAGGACACCTCCCGCGACCACAGCTTCGTCCCGTCGCCGTCGTAGGCCGTGATCGCGTTCGGTGAGCCGTTCTGGCCGTACGTCCTCGCCAGCAGGACCTGACTCAGCTTCTGGATTTCGATGGCGTCGAGCGGTGTCGTGGTGCCGGTCTCCAAATCCAGCATGCGATCCACCGCACGGGGACCGCGTGTCTGCACATGCTGACCGTTCTCGAGCGACATCGCGGTTCCACCCGGCAGCTGGTAGCCGAGGTTGGCCTCGCTCACATCCAGGGTCTGAGTCCAGCGGGGATGCGCGAGGTCTCTCGGATCCGCCCGCGTGATGACGTCGCCGCCGATCGAGCGACCATCGGCGTCACGCCGATGTTCGATCAGGACGACATCCCCCGAGTCGTCCCCTAGCGCTCGCATGTCGCGGTTCGCTTCGAAGTCCGTCCAGCCGGGCCGGTCGAAGGTGGCGATCGTCGCGCCGGTCGCGAGATCGAGCACATCGTGCGGCCCATCGTCGGGCTGGCCGGTGAGGAACACCGCTCGTCCCGTCGTCCCCAGCACCTGGAAGGTGGTGCCGAAGTCGACCGTGTCCGAGGCGTACTTCCATTCCCGCTGCCACAGCACCGTCCCGTCGGAGGTGTCGACGAGGGTGACGCCGAAGTCCTCACCGAGGTGGTTGATGCAGTCAGAGCCCTCGTACTCCTTGGGCCGGAGGCCGGAGACGTAGACGACGCGGCCTTCGCTCAGCGTGTATCCGGTGGTTCCGGTGCAGTCCGAGTCGCCGGGCAGGTCGAGGGACCAGCGTGTCGTCGGCCGGAGGCTGCTCACGTCGTGGGGCAGCACCGGCGCCGTCTGGACGATCGGTCGCTGTGTGGGCGTCGGCGTCGGGGTGGGTGTCGGCGTCGGCGTGACCGTCTGCGTCGGCGTCGGCGCGGGCGCGGGCGGCGTGTCGCCCCCGCCGAGGTGGATGACCCCCGACAGCGCGAGCGCGGCCGTCCCGCCGGCGAGCACGATCGCGACGCCCGAGAGGATGCTGGTGAGCAGGATCTGGAGGCGCTTGCGGCGGCGCGGCTCGTCGGCGACGGTGTCGATCAGCAGCTGCCGGATGGCGGCGCTGCGCTCGGGGGTGAAGTCCGTGGTGCTCATCGTGCACCTCCTTCGAGGATCGTGGTGTCGGTACCGGGTTCGCCCGCCAGCGGCGACGCGAGCGTTGCGAGGCGGGTGCGGGCCCGGGACAGGCGGGATTTGACGGTCCCCTCCGGCACCCCGAGCGCCTCCGCGGCCTGTGCGGTGGTGAGCTCTTCGAGCACGCAGAGGGTGATGACGTCCTGGTCGCGCTTGCTGAGCTTCGCGAACGCCTCCCGTACCTGGCGGTCCCGCCCGGCGCCGTCGAGGGACTCGTCCACGTCGGGTGCGTGGTCCTCTTGCGGCGCCGGGCGGGGAGCTTGGCGAGCGCGCTGCGGTAGCGGCGGAGGCCGCGCGCGTGGTTGCGTGCGACGTAGTTGGTGGTGACGAGCAGCCAGCCGACGATGGATCCGTCGACCAGCCGCACCGACTCGCGCTTGCGCCACGCCTCCAGGAAGACGGCGGCGGTCACGTCCTCGGCGTCGTGCGGCTGGCGCGTCAACCGCAGCGCGTGACCGAAGACGCGGTCGCGGTGACGGTCGAACAGCGACGCGAAAGCGGGGCCGTCCCCGCCGCGTGCCGCCGACCAGGCCGCGGCCTCGTCGAACTCTTCCGTGCTCATACCCTCTACTGTCCGGACGGGCCCGGATGGTTCCAGATCCGGCGCAAAGCGAAATAGCAGCATTCAGAAAGCCCAGGTAGCATACCCGGATGCACGAATCGGAGCCCCCCACCACCACGGGTTCGGGACGCCGAGCCGCCGCGCGACCCGCCGGTGCCGCCGGCGTCGCCGCCGGTGCGATGGCCGCGATCCGCAAGCACCCCAAGACCTGGATGGCCGCCGGAGCGGCCGTCGCGTTCCTCCTCCTCGGCACGGGCAGCGTCGCGCTGGGCGCCACCGTCGGTGCCCCCGCGGCCGCGGCCGGTGCTCCGGAGACGGCGACCGCGAAGCCCACGCCGACCCGCTCGGCCACGCCGACGCCCACCCCGACCGTGGACCCCGCTCGTCCCGTCCCCGCCAACCAGGCGGCGGCGACGCGCATCCGCACCTGCTCGGTCGGCGGGCTGGCCGCGGACGGGCGTCTCGGCACGCTTGAGGCGCAGGTCGTCAACGCCAAGACCGGCCAGACCCTGTTCGACCGCAACGGCGTCAAGCCCGCGCCCACGGCGTCCGTGCTGAAGACGCTGACATCGGCGGCCGCCCTCGCCACCCTCGGCCCCGACTACCGCGTCTCGACCACGGTGGTCGCAGGCAGCACGCCGGGCCAGGTCGTCATCGTCGGCGGCGGGGATGTGACGCTCTCGCGTCTCCCGGACGGCCAGGCGTCGTTCTACACCGGAGCACCGAAGATCCAGGACCTCGCCAATCAGGTGAAGCAGGCCATGGGCGGCCAGCCGATCACCTCGATCGTCGTGGACGCGTCCCTCTTCGGCGCGCCGTTCTGGCAGCCGAGCTGGGACGAGCGCGAGGAGCGTGTCGTCGAGGGCTCGACCCCGTACATGACGTCGCTGATGGTCGACGGCGACCGGGACGACCCGACCGCGGTGGAGTCTCCGCGCAGCACGGACCCGGTGTCGCGCGCCGTGCAGTACTTCCAGCAGTACCTCGGCACGAGCGTCGGCGTCAGCCAGGGCGTCGCTCCGGCCGGCGCCCGTCAGCTCGGCGTGGTGCAGTCGCAGCCGGTGACCACGCTGATCGACCAGGCCATGCGCGTCTCCGACAACACGATCATGGAGGAGCTCGCCCGTCTGGTCGCCATCAAGAACGGCGCGGGCAACACCTTCGACGCCCTCAACGCGGGGGTGCTCGCCGGGCTCAAAGGCTACGGGATCGACACCTCGGGCATCCACATCGCCGACGGTTCCGGACTGAGCAACGACAACGCGGTGCCGCCGTCGTACCTCACCCAGCTCTTCATCAAGGTGCTGAACCGCCAGAACGGGCTCGGCGTCGTCTACGACGGCCTCCCGGTCGCGGGGAAGTCGGGCACGCTCGGCCCGGGCTACAACCGCTTCACCGGGTCGAGCTCGGTCGCCCGCGGGTCGGTCTTCGCCAAGACCGGGTGGATCGACCACGGCTACACGCTGTCGGGGATCGTGAACGCCGCCGACGGAACACCGCTGACGTTCGCCGTGTTCGCCTTGGGGAACGTCGGCGACAACGCCAAGCAGGCGATCGACAGCCTCGTCGCCGGCTTCTACAAATGCGGAGACAATCTCTCCAACGGCTGAGCCGCGCGCGGCCGGTCACCGACCCCGGGAGGACGGATGGGCAAGGCGCTCTTCATCGTGGATGTGCAGAACGACTTCACCGAGGGCGGCGCCCTGGGCGTCGACGGGGGAGCGGCGGTGGCGCGGGGCGTGACCGACCACCTCCGCGCGCACGCCGACGAGTACGACATCATCGTCGCCAGCCGAGACTGGCACGACGGCGACAACGACAACGGCGGCCACTTCGCGGGCGACGGCGAGCCGGACTTCGTGAGCAGCTGGCCGGTCCACTGCGTCGCCGGGACGCCGGGCGCGGAGTACCACCCCGCGTTCGACACGGCCCGGGTGACCCATCACGTGCACAAGGGCCAGGGCGTGCCGGCGTACTCGCTGTTCGAGGGACGGACCGACTCGGGCGCGACCGTGCGCGAGCTGCTGGAGGAGCACGGCATCCATTCGGTGGATGTGGCCGGGATCGCGACCGACTACTGCGTGCGCGCGTCGGCGCTCGACGCCCTGGAAGACGGTCGCTCGGTGCGCGTGCTGACCTCGCTGATCGCGGGAGTCGCGCCGGCGACGTCGGAGGCCGCACTCGCCGAGCTGGCCCACGCCGGGGCCGAACTCGTCGCCTGACCGCCGCGGGCATGGACGCTCGCGGGACTTCCGGCTATCCTGATTGCTAGCTCATCTAGTAATCAGGAGGCTAAGTGTCGACCGAGACGGCGGAGACCGCCCAGAAGCGCCCTATCCGCGAGCCCGCCCGCTGGCTGCGCATCGTCGTTCCCGCCGCCCTCATCCTGATCTGGCTGACGCTCGCCGGGATCGGCGGCCCGACGTTCGGCAAGCTCTCCGGCGTCTCGAGCAACGACCAGGCGGCCTTCCTCCCGGCGAGTGCCGAGTCGACCGAGGTGCAGGACTGGCAGAAGCGGTTCACCGACTCGGGCGCCATCCCGGCGATCGTCGTCGTGGAGGCCGACCAGACGATCCCGAAGAGCGAGCTCGGCACCTCGTATGCCGACCTCGCCGCCGCGCTCGGGAAGGTGGAGGGCGTCCAGGCGCCGCCCGAGGGCGAGACGACGAGCGTCGCCGGCCCCATCCCGTCGCAAGACGGCCGGGCGGTGGAGTACATCGTGCCGGTCTCCGACTCGAACGAGGTCAAGACGGTGGTCTCCGACCTGCGGGCCGCCGCGGCGGACAACGTCCCCTCCGGAGCGAAGGTCTGGGTGACCGGCCCCGCCGGCCTCACCGCTGACCTGGTGAACGCCTTCGGCGGCATCGACGGCATCCTGCTGCTCGTCGCCGTCGCGGCGGTGTTCGTCATCCTGCTGCTGGTCTACCGCGCGCTGCTGCTGCCGTTCCTCGTGCTGTTCACGTCGGTGTTCGCGCTGTGCGCCGCCATCGTGTTCGTGTACCTGTTCGCGCTGTGGGGCTGGATCAAGCTCTCAGGGCAGAGCCAGGGCATCCTCTCGATCCTGGTGATCGGCGCTGCGACCGACTACTCCCTGCTGCTCGTCGCCCGCTACCGCGAGGCGCTGGAGCAGGAGCCGTCGCGCTGGGTGGCCATCCTGCGCGCCTGGCGGGCGTCGTTCGAGCCGATCCTCGCGAGTGGCGCGACCGTCATCCTCGCCCTGCTGTGCCTGCTGTTCTCCGACCTCAACTCGAACAAGAGCCTCGGCCCGATCGCCGCGATCGGCATCGTGTTCTCGCTCCTCTCGGCGCTGACGCTCCTTCCGGCGCTGCTGGCGGTCTTCGGGCGCGCGTCGTTCTGGCCGTTCCGCCCGGTCGTCGGGGGCCGGCCCCGAAAGCGCGCGGAGGGCGTCACGCTCACCGGGCTGGAGGGCGTCCACGGGCTGTGGCGCCGCGTCGGCGGCCTGATCGCCCGCCGCCCGCGGGTCACCTGGATCGTCTCCTTCGTGCTGCTCGCCGCGTGCGCCCTCGGCCTGACGCAGCTGAAGGCGAACGGCGTGCAGCAGACCGACGTCATCCTTTCGCAGTCCGATGCGGTCGACGGCCAGGCCATCGTGGCGAAGCACTTCGACGCCGGCTCCGGTTCGCCCGTGCTCATCGTCGCGCCCGAAGCCGACAAGGATGCCGTGCTGGCGGCGACCGAGAAGACCGACGGGATCGCATCGGCCGCGTTCTACACCGGCGGCGGGCGTCCCGGCGCGAACGCGCAGCCGGTCGTCAAGGACGGCCACGTGCTCATCCAGGCGACCCTCTCCTCCGAACCGGACTCGGCGAAGGCTGAGTCGGTCGTCAGGGACCTGCGCGGCACGCTGTCCACGGACGGCTCGGTGCTGGTCGGCGGCGTCACGGCGATCGCGCTGGACACGAACGAGACCGCACAAAGCGACCTGACGAAGATCATCCCGATCGTGCTCGCGGTGATCCTCGTGATCCTCATGCTGCTGCTGCGGTCGATCCTGGCGCCGGTGCTCCTGATCGGCAGCGTGGTGCTCTCGTACGCCGCGGCGCTCGGCGTCTCGGCGCTGGTCTTCAACGACGTCTTCCGGTTCCCGGGGGCGGATGCGTCGGTGCCGCTGTTCGGGTTCGTCTTCCTGGTGGCGCTGGGGGTGGACTACAACATCTTCCTCATGACACGGGTGCGGGAGGAGTCCCTGCACATCGGCACGCGGCCCGGCATCCTGCGCGGCCTCGGCCTGACCGGCAGCGTGATCACGTCGGCCGGGATCGTGCTGG encodes the following:
- a CDS encoding PKD domain-containing protein yields the protein MDPNQTPRRTRKIGTIAAALSALLLVAGGLAAATPAGADTMPPDPTNPASPPTVGASALPTVQIDGVAWAQKVVGNTVWVAGKFTTARPSGSPAGSNTTPRNNLLAYDITTGALLTSVNIPLNAQALAVAASPDGSRVYVGGDFTTAGGGNYYRIVAVSTATGQIISSFRPIMQSQVRALAATNTAVYTGGTFTSVNGTARGYIAKIDASNGALISSWNASADATVWAMAVSPDGSRVYAGGAFKNVNGASHYGLAMLDGSTGAALPFPANSIVRDAGNNAAIMSLVATSDRVYGSGYVFGPGGNLEGSFSADAVTGALIWIEDCHGDTYSVAAIGSVLYATGHPHFCGNVGGFPETNPRSYHHTLAFSKARTGTLTNDGNTSYYNFRGQPAPTLLNWYPDFTSGTFTGQGQATWTIAGDTRYVVVGGEFPTVNGVAQYGLTRFATDAVQRSTMGPNNNTALTPSPTSTVAGQAKVSWTSTYDLDNVNLTYALARDGDTAHPISTVSKSTVFWNRPGMSFTDTGLVPGSRHTYTLTVTDPDGNQISRTGPSVTILGSGPNQPPTASFTAGTNGLTVAVDGTASSDPDGSIASYAWTFGDGGTASGATAGHAYAAAGTYTVTLKVTDNQGATASTSKQVTVSSTSGTTLAKDTFQRTVSSGWGTADTGGSWTGSGSGASYNVGSGFGQMIDPAGASKTQTLGSVSTSRSDSTVTFTTDVAPTGGGVYVSTIGRQVGSASYEGRAWINSAGAVQVQLLQSGTTVKSAAIGGVTFSPGQQLTLRMQVVGTSPTTLQAKVWPATQAEPAAWQVSVTDSTAGLQSAGLVGLRAYLSATATATPITVRFDNYLVSAVP
- a CDS encoding D-alanyl-D-alanine carboxypeptidase; the protein is MAAGAAVAFLLLGTGSVALGATVGAPAAAAGAPETATAKPTPTRSATPTPTPTVDPARPVPANQAAATRIRTCSVGGLAADGRLGTLEAQVVNAKTGQTLFDRNGVKPAPTASVLKTLTSAAALATLGPDYRVSTTVVAGSTPGQVVIVGGGDVTLSRLPDGQASFYTGAPKIQDLANQVKQAMGGQPITSIVVDASLFGAPFWQPSWDEREERVVEGSTPYMTSLMVDGDRDDPTAVESPRSTDPVSRAVQYFQQYLGTSVGVSQGVAPAGARQLGVVQSQPVTTLIDQAMRVSDNTIMEELARLVAIKNGAGNTFDALNAGVLAGLKGYGIDTSGIHIADGSGLSNDNAVPPSYLTQLFIKVLNRQNGLGVVYDGLPVAGKSGTLGPGYNRFTGSSSVARGSVFAKTGWIDHGYTLSGIVNAADGTPLTFAVFALGNVGDNAKQAIDSLVAGFYKCGDNLSNG
- a CDS encoding nicotinamidase, giving the protein MGKALFIVDVQNDFTEGGALGVDGGAAVARGVTDHLRAHADEYDIIVASRDWHDGDNDNGGHFAGDGEPDFVSSWPVHCVAGTPGAEYHPAFDTARVTHHVHKGQGVPAYSLFEGRTDSGATVRELLEEHGIHSVDVAGIATDYCVRASALDALEDGRSVRVLTSLIAGVAPATSEAALAELAHAGAELVA